In one Pseudoalteromonas rubra genomic region, the following are encoded:
- a CDS encoding substrate-binding periplasmic protein → MNSSQWFIICSILISALSFGKLAVADVLDVSVGWTKPPYVVEQGDTGFELDMVKAIFALLGHDLRFVYVPFGRSDSLLKTHKVDAALTMNRRMDLAGAVLSEPYITYHNTAISLKSRKLIIPNISALENYAVIGFQNASLVLGMEYRLATASSPLYIELPDQQKQVELLLQGKVDVVVMDVNIFNHLSKAVVGQDQMPNVSVHHLFPASPYRIAFRDSDLKEAFNLKMVQFKRSAAYQTLLNKYEFLQ, encoded by the coding sequence ATGAACTCATCGCAGTGGTTTATTATTTGTAGCATTTTGATATCCGCGCTGTCGTTCGGCAAACTTGCCGTAGCTGACGTATTAGATGTTTCCGTTGGCTGGACTAAACCCCCGTATGTGGTTGAACAGGGGGATACTGGCTTCGAACTGGATATGGTAAAGGCCATTTTTGCCTTGCTGGGTCATGACCTGCGGTTTGTGTATGTTCCCTTTGGTCGCTCAGATTCACTGTTGAAAACACACAAAGTAGACGCAGCACTGACCATGAACCGGCGCATGGACCTGGCCGGTGCGGTATTATCCGAGCCTTATATCACCTACCACAATACTGCCATCAGTTTAAAAAGCCGGAAGTTAATAATACCCAATATCAGCGCTTTAGAAAATTACGCTGTGATTGGCTTTCAGAATGCTTCTTTGGTACTGGGCATGGAGTATCGACTGGCGACCGCCAGCAGTCCTTTGTACATTGAGCTACCCGATCAGCAAAAACAGGTAGAATTGCTGTTGCAGGGGAAAGTGGATGTCGTGGTTATGGATGTCAATATATTCAATCACCTCAGCAAAGCGGTTGTTGGTCAGGATCAGATGCCCAATGTATCGGTTCATCATCTGTTTCCTGCATCGCCGTATCGTATCGCTTTTCGGGACTCAGATCTTAAAGAGGCCTTTAATCTTAAAATGGTGCAGTTTAAACGTAGCGCTGCTTATCAAACGTTGTTGAACAAGTACGAATTTCTTCAGTAA
- a CDS encoding S41 family peptidase, whose protein sequence is MNDTVKALLLGCCVTHVAATPLNEAEQQAWITDIDFYAHQVRARHIHPFHTLTEVDFKHKVETLKTALPELSEAQVETRLMAISRAIGDGHSNYLMMSGPHQHFPFRFKFFGDTLKVVDATSEYRELIGTQLHSINGLSVAELYTQLAPVLPGVDNRFSEQSSFAYYLSLHKLLLGLGIVKQGLPTSFHFIAGTNEKTLQISPVSMREFGKLGSAYSRVEPKLTVQDIGMPGITLSLLENQKAAYFDFSSYPTPEQVMSRCDALQSTLESAGSRYLIIDFRGNSGGNFYSGLALSACLLPLDQVDWMRGVYVLTDSVTFSAAMSNTAQFRQILNAQVVGTPTGGDPNHFAENSQFLMPNSGRRFTLSKRYYPFIAEQSDAVYPDIHIEPSWDDYRRGKDTVLSKLLVRLSGMQITGNTVSASAE, encoded by the coding sequence ATGAATGACACGGTTAAAGCACTATTGCTGGGTTGCTGTGTGACGCATGTTGCTGCGACTCCGCTTAATGAGGCAGAGCAACAGGCCTGGATCACTGACATTGATTTTTATGCACATCAGGTAAGAGCCCGGCATATTCATCCATTTCATACGCTCACGGAGGTGGATTTTAAGCACAAGGTCGAAACGCTTAAAACGGCTCTGCCCGAACTGAGCGAAGCCCAGGTTGAAACCCGTTTAATGGCAATAAGCCGGGCGATAGGGGATGGTCACAGTAACTATTTGATGATGTCGGGGCCGCATCAACACTTTCCGTTTCGCTTTAAGTTTTTTGGCGATACTTTGAAAGTGGTAGATGCGACTTCTGAGTATCGTGAGTTAATCGGTACTCAGCTTCATTCAATCAATGGTCTGAGCGTTGCTGAGCTGTACACTCAACTTGCACCTGTGCTCCCTGGTGTGGACAATCGGTTCAGCGAGCAAAGCAGTTTTGCATATTACCTGTCTTTACATAAGCTGTTGCTGGGTCTTGGTATAGTTAAGCAGGGTTTACCAACCTCTTTTCACTTTATCGCTGGCACGAACGAAAAAACCTTACAGATTTCTCCGGTCAGTATGCGGGAGTTTGGCAAGCTTGGCTCTGCTTATTCACGTGTGGAACCTAAGTTGACTGTGCAAGATATCGGGATGCCAGGGATCACATTGAGTCTGTTAGAGAATCAAAAAGCGGCGTATTTTGACTTTTCGTCTTACCCGACTCCTGAGCAAGTGATGTCGCGTTGTGATGCACTGCAATCAACACTTGAGTCGGCTGGCTCACGGTATCTGATCATTGATTTCAGGGGCAACAGTGGCGGGAATTTTTACTCGGGTCTGGCACTGTCTGCCTGTTTACTGCCTCTGGACCAGGTTGACTGGATGCGGGGTGTTTATGTGCTGACGGATAGTGTGACATTTTCTGCTGCAATGTCGAATACGGCCCAGTTCAGACAAATTTTGAACGCTCAGGTAGTTGGTACCCCAACCGGAGGCGATCCAAATCATTTTGCGGAAAATAGTCAGTTTTTAATGCCTAACTCTGGCCGTCGTTTCACCTTATCTAAGCGCTACTATCCATTTATCGCAGAACAAAGTGACGCTGTGTATCCTGATATTCATATTGAACCGAGCTGGGATGATTATCGGCGCGGTAAGGATACGGTACTGAGTAAGTTGCTGGTTCGATTGAGTGGCATGCAGATTACGGGTAACACCGTTTCAGCCTCAGCTGAATAA
- a CDS encoding NADH-quinone oxidoreductase subunit L yields the protein MSISLMMMLAITLSFALSAWYCGRAIRISRPFVNVLSGWLLVLLIMAIAGQGVETPFLPESRFTQWVYVTPLGLIMSALVVFMAIILMRFSLNYMAGEPRLGVYWRWLLGTLAAVSLVVMSNHLLLLLLGWTVISLALHQLLLFYPERPRAALGAHKKFILARLAELALLIAVLCLYQAHGTFLLTEILAHYQGPNPEVSVYTQIAAVMLVIVALMKCAQLPVHGWLMQVVEAPTPVSALLHAGVINLGGFLMIVFAPVVMQVAAAQWLLLLTGGLTTVLAALIMTTRVSVKVRLAWSTSAQMGLMLVECALGLYELALLHLLAHSVYKAHAFLNSGHAVRDNLQARLAAPVTPSRTRWLGAALLSVSLVAVTYWFVGQGTALSMWALLAMSFTLLLAQRSSAHHSLPWAGVLAVCVVLLASYAAMKTLLAHTVFAEVFLHEAPMSAADSVVMMLFVSLFALNWLLTYRAADPRVQRVSVVLFAGLYLDEWWTRLTLKIWPVKLPAPVKVQRAAKRPYGLIQES from the coding sequence ATGTCAATATCGTTAATGATGATGCTCGCCATCACGCTCAGTTTTGCGCTCAGTGCCTGGTATTGCGGCCGTGCTATTCGCATCAGCAGGCCGTTTGTCAATGTATTGTCTGGTTGGTTACTGGTTTTATTGATTATGGCCATTGCCGGGCAGGGTGTTGAGACCCCTTTTCTCCCTGAAAGTAGGTTTACACAGTGGGTGTATGTGACGCCGCTGGGCCTGATCATGTCTGCCCTGGTGGTGTTTATGGCCATTATTCTGATGCGCTTTTCTCTCAATTACATGGCCGGTGAGCCGCGTCTGGGCGTTTACTGGCGTTGGCTACTGGGCACGCTTGCGGCTGTCTCTCTGGTGGTGATGAGTAATCATCTACTCTTGCTGCTGCTGGGCTGGACTGTGATTAGTCTGGCGCTTCACCAGTTATTACTTTTCTATCCCGAGCGCCCCCGAGCTGCACTGGGAGCACATAAAAAGTTCATTCTGGCCCGTCTGGCTGAGCTGGCGTTGCTGATTGCCGTGCTGTGCTTGTACCAGGCGCACGGTACCTTTTTGCTGACCGAGATTCTGGCACATTATCAGGGTCCCAACCCTGAAGTCAGTGTTTACACCCAGATTGCCGCAGTCATGCTGGTAATAGTCGCACTGATGAAATGTGCGCAGCTGCCGGTGCACGGCTGGCTCATGCAGGTGGTAGAAGCCCCTACGCCAGTCAGTGCTTTATTACATGCGGGTGTTATCAATCTGGGTGGTTTTTTAATGATAGTGTTTGCGCCTGTGGTGATGCAGGTTGCAGCCGCCCAGTGGTTGCTGTTACTGACAGGCGGTCTGACAACGGTGCTGGCGGCGCTGATCATGACAACCCGGGTAAGCGTTAAAGTGCGGCTTGCCTGGTCGACCAGTGCACAAATGGGTTTGATGTTGGTTGAATGTGCGCTGGGGTTATATGAATTGGCATTGCTACATTTATTAGCTCATTCAGTGTACAAAGCGCATGCTTTTCTTAACTCCGGGCATGCGGTTCGGGATAACCTGCAAGCCCGTCTGGCGGCCCCTGTTACGCCGTCGCGCACACGCTGGCTGGGTGCGGCGCTGCTGAGCGTGAGCTTGGTTGCCGTGACATATTGGTTCGTGGGGCAGGGTACGGCGCTGAGTATGTGGGCCCTGCTGGCAATGTCATTTACGCTGCTTCTGGCGCAGCGCAGCAGTGCGCATCATAGCCTTCCCTGGGCAGGTGTGCTGGCAGTCTGTGTCGTGCTGTTGGCCAGCTATGCTGCAATGAAAACTCTGTTGGCTCACACTGTGTTTGCTGAGGTCTTTCTACACGAAGCTCCCATGAGTGCAGCCGATAGTGTGGTGATGATGTTGTTTGTCAGCTTGTTTGCGTTGAACTGGTTGTTGACCTACAGAGCAGCGGATCCTCGGGTGCAAAGGGTATCAGTGGTGCTGTTTGCCGGTTTATATCTGGATGAGTGGTGGACCCGTCTGACACTAAAAATCTGGCCTGTGAAGTTACCTGCACCGGTTAAAGTGCAGCGCGCGGCCAAGCGCCCGTATGGATTAATTCAGGAGTCTTAA
- a CDS encoding YbcC family protein: protein MARDIRTLTQPQLSAIQTACLKLAPSWPLDQMIAVSPYWPMRDEPIEQVSARLSALGGISMLMPASDYLDWYRRGLITEQALQTALAESGLGISLGELVQTLERTPEHAPWQPLSALLDEHRARHKMAWRDEIIHQISQFCAAHFQQAQPMLHSGAQPELYAHWLAVSQRDRGLSIVLDEPDLHRYFAQLPDDPQTLIAQALDTFGIEDDQVELYAHAMLLDISGWGAWVAYLRWQGELSNAPQDQTLALLAIRMAWELVLWRYQKTQFPGFFATLAHAWKQSIARLTDLPAQHQTQQKPLWIWARAAELSYQQQLHGVLSRPGNLSAQAIQCQVAFCIDVRSEIYRRALEAQSDTIQTMGFAGFFGLPISYQPQQADVSRPQCPGLLMPSLVASHAQTDKHGAAALNAGARWQAFSKSATASFSMVESAGWIDTFKLLKKAFFASEQVHPVDKLSNSQSWSLTQNGEELSAQQKAGLAAGVLHAMGFEHFAPTVLLVGHGSQSTNNLQEAGLGCGACGGQSGEVNVKVLAWLLNDKAVRAELTELGVEIPTQTRFVAALHNTTTDHIRCYGEKPDAQIESWLSRATAVAQKERAAKLDAQLADFDREALDQALIARSLDWSQTRPEWGLANNAAFIVAPRDWTRGLDLQGRSFLHDYQWQHDTDFKVLETIMTAPMLVTHWINMQYNASTTDNLHFGSGNKVLHNAVGGNIGVFEGNGGDLRTGLAMQSLHNGHDWMHQVQRLSVYVAAPKSAIKDIASCHEVVQQLIDNEWLYVFQWQPSGEISRFYQQRWWPVPAPADRQSEEQKIVQCL, encoded by the coding sequence ATGGCAAGAGATATTCGCACACTCACCCAACCACAACTTAGCGCGATTCAAACCGCTTGTCTGAAGCTTGCACCCAGCTGGCCGCTGGACCAGATGATTGCGGTCAGTCCATACTGGCCAATGCGTGATGAGCCAATTGAGCAGGTCAGTGCGCGGCTCAGTGCGCTGGGCGGTATTTCGATGTTGATGCCAGCCAGTGACTATCTGGATTGGTATCGACGTGGCCTGATCACTGAGCAGGCCCTGCAAACGGCACTGGCGGAGTCCGGACTTGGGATCAGTCTGGGTGAGCTGGTCCAGACGCTAGAGCGCACACCGGAGCATGCGCCGTGGCAGCCTTTGTCAGCGCTGCTGGACGAACACAGAGCGCGTCATAAAATGGCCTGGCGTGACGAAATCATACATCAGATCAGCCAGTTTTGTGCTGCACATTTTCAGCAGGCACAGCCGATGCTGCATAGCGGCGCGCAGCCTGAACTTTATGCCCACTGGCTGGCGGTGAGTCAGCGTGATAGGGGACTCAGCATTGTGCTGGATGAGCCCGACCTGCACCGCTATTTTGCGCAGCTACCAGATGACCCGCAGACGCTGATAGCCCAGGCGCTGGACACCTTTGGCATAGAAGACGATCAGGTCGAATTGTATGCCCATGCCATGTTGCTGGATATCAGTGGATGGGGAGCCTGGGTCGCCTACTTACGTTGGCAAGGTGAACTCAGCAATGCGCCACAAGATCAGACCCTGGCGCTGCTGGCAATTCGGATGGCCTGGGAGCTGGTGTTGTGGCGTTATCAAAAGACACAATTTCCTGGTTTTTTTGCGACTTTAGCGCATGCATGGAAGCAATCTATTGCCCGGCTGACGGATTTGCCAGCGCAACATCAAACACAGCAAAAACCGCTGTGGATCTGGGCCAGGGCGGCTGAGCTGAGTTACCAGCAGCAGCTACATGGCGTGTTGAGCCGCCCGGGCAATTTATCGGCTCAAGCCATCCAGTGCCAGGTCGCATTCTGTATTGATGTACGCTCGGAAATCTATCGTCGGGCATTGGAAGCGCAAAGCGATACCATACAGACTATGGGGTTTGCGGGCTTTTTTGGCTTGCCAATTTCATACCAGCCGCAACAGGCTGATGTGAGCCGTCCTCAGTGCCCGGGCTTATTAATGCCCAGTCTGGTGGCCTCTCATGCGCAAACCGACAAGCATGGTGCCGCCGCTCTAAACGCCGGCGCCCGTTGGCAGGCATTTTCGAAGTCGGCCACCGCGTCATTTTCTATGGTGGAGTCGGCTGGGTGGATAGATACATTTAAATTACTGAAAAAAGCGTTTTTTGCCTCTGAGCAAGTGCATCCTGTCGATAAGTTATCAAACAGTCAGAGCTGGTCGTTGACGCAAAATGGCGAGGAGTTAAGCGCGCAGCAAAAGGCCGGGCTGGCCGCCGGTGTATTGCATGCGATGGGATTTGAACACTTCGCACCAACCGTGCTGTTAGTTGGTCATGGTAGTCAGTCGACCAACAACTTGCAAGAAGCGGGACTTGGGTGTGGCGCATGTGGTGGTCAAAGTGGTGAAGTCAACGTCAAAGTACTGGCCTGGTTGCTGAATGATAAGGCGGTACGGGCTGAATTAACTGAACTTGGGGTTGAGATCCCTACGCAGACCCGGTTTGTGGCAGCGCTGCACAATACCACCACAGATCACATTCGCTGTTATGGCGAAAAACCCGATGCTCAGATAGAGTCCTGGCTGTCGCGCGCAACGGCTGTGGCACAAAAAGAGCGCGCGGCAAAGCTTGATGCACAGCTGGCTGATTTTGATCGGGAAGCTCTGGATCAGGCTTTGATAGCCCGTAGTCTGGATTGGTCTCAGACGCGCCCGGAGTGGGGACTGGCCAATAATGCAGCATTTATTGTCGCCCCACGCGACTGGACCCGGGGATTAGATCTGCAGGGGCGCAGTTTCTTACATGATTATCAATGGCAGCATGATACTGATTTTAAGGTGCTCGAAACCATCATGACCGCACCTATGCTGGTGACCCATTGGATCAACATGCAGTACAACGCCTCGACCACAGATAATTTGCATTTTGGTAGTGGCAATAAGGTATTACATAACGCGGTTGGCGGTAATATTGGTGTCTTTGAGGGGAATGGCGGAGATCTCAGGACAGGCCTTGCAATGCAGTCGTTACATAACGGGCACGACTGGATGCATCAGGTTCAGCGATTGTCCGTCTATGTGGCGGCGCCTAAATCGGCAATTAAAGACATTGCTTCATGTCATGAAGTGGTGCAGCAGTTGATCGATAACGAGTGGTTGTACGTATTTCAGTGGCAACCGTCGGGCGAGATAAGTCGTTTTTACCAGCAGCGCTGGTGGCCTGTGCCTGCACCCGCAGACAGGCAAAGTGAAGAACAGAAAATAGTACAGTGTCTTTGA
- a CDS encoding GlxA family transcriptional regulator: MTRKQVYFIADGFQALDLFGPLDAFMETNSHVSHAYECKLLSLEAGPVTTVYGQQVQADYGLEDEFAVDDLIICGGNGMRTLSLNARQVERLSELAGRAQRVFSICTGAFVLARLFPQKALTLTTHWRHCDSLARLHSHCTISPEPLYIQDKHIWSSAGVLSGVDLALAIVREDHGNSVAAQVAKDLVVYLQRSGNQRQYSDALALQSGDSLKLSPLMEWLTTQLNQSVSVARMAEFCHLSERQLTRLFKQHLNCTPSHYFKVLKLNHARDLLSEENISLRHVAGKLGFNNYDSFRRAFIRQFGVSPSQYTKGINR; encoded by the coding sequence ATGACAAGAAAACAAGTATATTTTATCGCTGACGGATTTCAGGCACTGGATTTATTTGGGCCTTTAGATGCGTTTATGGAGACCAATTCCCATGTGTCTCATGCGTATGAGTGTAAGTTATTGAGTTTAGAGGCTGGACCTGTAACAACGGTTTATGGTCAGCAAGTTCAGGCTGATTATGGTCTGGAAGACGAGTTTGCAGTAGACGACTTGATCATATGTGGGGGCAATGGCATGCGCACGTTATCGCTCAATGCCAGGCAGGTTGAGAGACTGTCTGAACTGGCGGGCAGAGCTCAGCGCGTTTTCAGTATATGTACCGGTGCATTTGTGCTCGCCCGGCTTTTTCCGCAAAAGGCCTTAACGTTAACCACGCACTGGCGGCATTGTGATAGCCTGGCCCGGCTGCATAGTCACTGTACCATTTCACCAGAGCCACTCTACATACAGGATAAACACATCTGGTCATCAGCCGGTGTGTTGTCCGGGGTCGATTTAGCACTTGCCATTGTTCGTGAGGATCACGGTAACAGTGTTGCTGCACAAGTTGCCAAAGACCTGGTGGTGTATTTGCAGCGCTCAGGGAATCAGCGCCAGTATTCAGATGCGCTGGCATTGCAATCGGGTGACAGTTTGAAGCTCTCTCCGCTTATGGAATGGTTGACGACGCAGCTTAACCAATCCGTTTCTGTTGCAAGGATGGCGGAGTTTTGTCATCTCAGCGAGCGACAGCTTACCCGTTTGTTTAAGCAGCACCTGAACTGCACACCGAGTCATTATTTTAAAGTGCTTAAGCTCAACCATGCCCGTGATCTGTTATCAGAAGAAAACATCAGTCTGCGGCATGTGGCCGGTAAGCTGGGGTTTAATAACTATGACAGCTTCAGACGCGCATTTATCAGACAGTTTGGCGTATCTCCGTCGCAATACACTAAGGGAATTAATCGATGA